The window GCTATGTCACCACGGCGGTCTCCGCCGGTCCGTACGTGAAGTACGGCACCGAGGCCCAGCGCGAGAAGGTCCTCGGTGGCATCACCCGGGGCCGCGTGGAGGCCATCTCCATCTCCGAGCCCGGGGCCGGCTCGGACGCCGCCGCCATCACCTGCCGCGCGACGCGCACGCAGGGAGGCTGGGTCATCAACGGGCAGAAGACCTGGTGCTCGAACGCGCACCTCGCGGACCACCTCCTGCTCGTGGCGCGCACCCACACCTCGGGCTCGCGGCACGAGGGCCTCACCATGTTCTGCGTGCCCGCCAGCACGCCCGGGGTGGAGATTCGCGGCATCCCCACCATGGCCGGCAAGGACGTCAACGACGTCTTCTTCACCGACTGCTTCCTGCCCGAGAGCGCCGTGGTCGGCGCCGTGGACCAGGCCTGGCCGCAGCTCATGTCGGGGCTCAACAGCGAGCGGCTCATCCTCGCGGCGACGATGCTCGGTCGGGGCCGGCGCGCGTTCGATGACGCCGTCGCGTACGTGAAGGAGCGCAAGCAGTTCGGCAAGCCGGTGGGCTCCTTCCAGGCGCTCAAGCATCGCATCGCGGACCTGGCCACCGAGCTCGACTGCTGCGAGCTGCTCGTCTACCGCGTGGCCGCGATGGCGGACGAGGCCCCGGAGCGGATGCTCCCGCGCGAGGCCTCCATGGCGAAGCTGAAGACGAGCGAGACGGCCAAGCGCGTGGCGCTCGAAGGCATGCAGATGATGGGCGGCTACGGCTACGCGACCGAGTACGACATGGAGTCGCATCTGCGGGCCACGGTCATCTCCACCGTCTACGGCGGCACGAGCGAAATCCAGCGCGACATCATCGGCAAGACGTTCGGGCTCTAGCGCGGAAGAGGGACAGACAATGACGGCACGTTCTCGGTGGAGCTCGGACGAGCTCGAGCAGGTGCGCGGGCTCGCGGCCATCTACTTCACGAAGGAAGTCCTCCCCAACGTGCCCAAGCACGTGGAGCAGGGGTACCCGGACAAGGCGCTCTACCGGCGG of the Pyxidicoccus trucidator genome contains:
- a CDS encoding acyl-CoA dehydrogenase family protein; this encodes MHARTPEHAAFAEAIDAFCRDRTGTRAQRDALTRHGTEAHNPALYAQMAELGWLGAGIPLKHGGSGGGIQDMCVFAERTAYGLAPVGGYVTTAVSAGPYVKYGTEAQREKVLGGITRGRVEAISISEPGAGSDAAAITCRATRTQGGWVINGQKTWCSNAHLADHLLLVARTHTSGSRHEGLTMFCVPASTPGVEIRGIPTMAGKDVNDVFFTDCFLPESAVVGAVDQAWPQLMSGLNSERLILAATMLGRGRRAFDDAVAYVKERKQFGKPVGSFQALKHRIADLATELDCCELLVYRVAAMADEAPERMLPREASMAKLKTSETAKRVALEGMQMMGGYGYATEYDMESHLRATVISTVYGGTSEIQRDIIGKTFGL